In the genome of Arachis hypogaea cultivar Tifrunner chromosome 9, arahy.Tifrunner.gnm2.J5K5, whole genome shotgun sequence, the window GAACGCATGAATCGCcatattttttattgtctttaactttaatattattaatatctaAACTCAAATTTATATCTCTTGAACTAAAGGACTCATATAACTCCATTAGCTTAATtatttgcttttcattttctgtAAAATAAGAGGGTAAAAAAGAATTGCTCCATAAAACAAAAATTGTTCTCTTTCCTAGACTATATATTATAGACTATTTATGCATATAAAAATGGCAAGTTGCATTGACATGCAAGTTCCAATAATATATTCAAATTCGCGTCGGTTGTTTGTGCACCCTACAAAATGCagacaaaaaaagaaagagaacctATTATTGGCCAATGGATGAGACCGAAGCTGCGCAGCATAATCATTCATAAATAAGTTAAAGTATcataaataaaaacataataaagtCTTTTTAGATGGTAACAAATTATATAGAacaacattatatattatttttgcgtATATATTTTCTTACAAAaggaatataaaaatataatacaaaaattatcGGTCACACGCACCATGTGTCTTTATCGAAGAAGTCAAGTGGTATTGTCTAACCGCATACCCACCAATCACCATATCCTTCAGACttgagagaagaaaaagaatctTATCAAAAGAAAAGTGGCAGAGAAAGAGCAACGAATAAGGCTTTTATGGAAAAGgagaataatatataatatataataatataatagtaaTTACAACAAGAATCacattcaatttttattttacattaaacaatttttttataattaagacgTAAAATTTATAAAGTAGTATGGATTGTACTTCATACTATGAAATAATAAAAGGGCAATAATTAAGTAAATTTGAAATCTGAAAATAAgtgattataaaaaaattgttttcggTGCACAAAAGTAATGAGATCATAGATAATATCCATTGAAAAGGAATCTGCGGAGATTCGTAATGAAAGCAAGCCTCACACCTAGTTTCCCAATGCATCCTACTGTTTGCATTATTCCTTTCACACTTcttcaaagtataataaataaataaaattaaaatgtaaaatacCAATCCAGTTTCCATGAGTTTTCGGTTTAGCTTTCCGGGAATTTTGCGAATAATTTCTGTCcaataaatttgtattttttataggGAGAATTCAGCAGAGAGAGTGAAAGAAAGTGTGTGTGTTTCTTTGTTGCTTCATTCGCCACGCGAAAGAAACAGTGAAACACATAAAATTGCCCCCAATTGAAAGAAAGCTGAATTGTGATTTGAGACACACTTCCACTTGCATCCCTTTCCTCTGTTCCTTTCTGTCGTTATATAAACTTCCACAATCAAACACGCCTTTTCATATCTCCGccacctctcttctcttctcttctcatttttcttctctttcgcaCGAATCCTATCTTCATATATTTATTCACCACCACACATTTATATTCATTCATTTCCCCCCAAACTCAATTCAATGGCAATCCCCTGCCCTCATTTCATTGCCTCCGAGAAAGCAGCCATGGAAGCTGGCCTTCTTctcccctcttcctctctctctcagcTCATTCTCTCCCAAGACGATTTGAAGAAAATTGCCGCCTACAAAGCCGTCGAGTACGTCGAATCCGGTATGGTTCTCGGCCTCGGAACCGGCTCCACTGCCAAACACGCTGTCGACCGAATCGGCGAGCTTCTCCGTCAGGGCAAGCTCAAAGACATCGTCGGAATACCCACTTCCAAGAAAACGCACGAGCAAGCCCTCTCTCTCGGGATCCCCTTGTCGGATCTGAACTCTCACCCCGTCGTTGATCTCGCCATTGACGGCGCCGACGAGGTTGATCCTCATCTTAACCTCGTCAAGGGCCGCGGTGGCTCCCTCTTGAGAGAGAAGATGGTTGAAGGTGCTTGCAAGAAGTTCGTTGTAATCGTCGATGAGTCCAAGCTCGTTAACTATATTGGTGGTAGCGGTTTGGCTATGCCCGTTGAAGTTATTCAATTTTGTTGGAAGTTCACTGCTTCCAGGCTTCAGAATCTctttcaggaatctggttgcgtTGCAAAGCTCAGAACTTTGGGCGAAAAGGCTGAGCCTTATGTCACTGATAATGGCAATTATATCATTGATTTGTATTTCAAGCAGAGTATTGGAAATTTGAAGGCTGCCAGCGATTCCATTCTGCAAATCGCCGGTGTTGTGGAGCATGGAATGTTCATTGACATGGCTACCACTGTTATTGTTGCAGGTGAACTTGGCCTAACTGTTAAGAATAAGTAGTAGCTTAATTCAAACACCATTAAATGACATGAACAATAATGTAGGTAAAATTGGAATAGTCAAGGAGGTAGTTTAATTTGTAACGGTTGATGCTTTGACATTTGGGGCGGCCTTTGGGGGTTCTAACATACGATACCTGGTGTAGTTGCAATTGCTGGAGAAAGTATCTTAATTTCTCCGccaattttgttatttttgacCTGGTTTGAGCAAGCAAGCATAAGAGAATTTTATAGACTTGTTGGGAATTGGGATTTTCAGTTCATGTAATGGCTCTTGTGTTTTGTACACAAATTGTTATTAAACTGATATTGTTTAACTTATTGAATTAATCCAATTCAAATTTTGTTCCTTTTTCCCTCTTTGATTTGGGGATTTTATATTTTGGTGCTTAGCCTTTGTCTGATTCTGAAGTACTTTTTCTTTAAATCAAGATGTAGCTGCTGTTCATAAATCACCTGTAGTGTTTGCATCCATTTAATTGCTATTTGGGATCCAATAATTCGTGATTGTAAGTACACTTGTTAACAGGGTTTGTAAATTTTTGTAAACGTGGAAACACTTTGTGGTAGGTAGATCATAACTATCCTCATTCATTGACTTGAAAAAAGATTAGTTGTTCTGTACTTCTCTGTCTAACTGTCTTATGGCATTGCAAAAGGCTATAAGATTGTCGTCATTCatgcattaaaatttttcaattatattgCCATGATTATTAAATAGTGTGAATGCTCGAGCAATTATTAGCATTGTCCTCTGCATTTTCTTGTACTCTATGAAAAGGAGACTTCAGCTGCCTACCTAACTTCACACATGTCGTGTGATCAAGTTGTGTTCTTAAGTGGTTGATGCTTCTATTAACGTGTCTATATTGATTTTATGGATGAGCATTAACATAATGGATTATTGTCTTGTTTTCACGACGAATTCTTCCTCATTAGAAACCATTAAAACTTGTTATTTTGTCTTTAGATTTGGAAAGATGGGGCAGCTCTCGCAATTGCTGGTATTATTTCATATAAGTTGTGTTGTATTTCTAGCTATCAGATTATTTGAGCTAGGAAAAGCTTCTTGTTAGTAATAGTATTCCGTGATTAATACATAATGATTAAGTCATGATAACCTTATTCATGTAAAATTGGTGAAGTATGTTAAGTTTTCCATGATTGGTTAATATTTTATCGGAGTTATGATCATTTTTGTGATCATTTATGGTATTTTATCATTGAGACCAATTCCTAATTCTCTTCTTACTACCTTTAATATTATGTACTTTTTTTGTTTACTGCAGTTTAATGTTGGATCAATAATCTGATATACTTTTCTTACATGTTAGATTTGACATTAGATATTTTAGATGAGATCAAACGTTCACTATAACTGCTTCATTGATAAGTCATAACTAGGCTGCAATACTAACTTATTTGACATTGGGTTGTGATTTTATTTAATCATGCCCATACTTgagttatttgaaaattaataagCTTTAGCATAGAAGATGCCAAAGTTATGAGTATGATGCTTGCAGTTGTTTGCAACGACCAAGTAAATAAGTTACATACTAGTAATATTCTTGGTTGTCTTAGAATTCCTTAATTAACAATGCCGTGACTAGTGTTCTTTGGAATATGCTGACCCCAATTGTTAGGTGAGTTTCGGTTCTATCATCACTGATCTAGACCATTTTAACTTTTGTAATTGACCATTGCTTTCTTTCTTGAATTCAAAGGTCAGAAAACATGTCCGGTATAGGAGATTGCTTTAAAACACAATTCTAAAATTTCTTTGTTTTATCTCAAGTTGATTTAATGTGGT includes:
- the LOC112711993 gene encoding probable ribose-5-phosphate isomerase 2 — its product is MAIPCPHFIASEKAAMEAGLLLPSSSLSQLILSQDDLKKIAAYKAVEYVESGMVLGLGTGSTAKHAVDRIGELLRQGKLKDIVGIPTSKKTHEQALSLGIPLSDLNSHPVVDLAIDGADEVDPHLNLVKGRGGSLLREKMVEGACKKFVVIVDESKLVNYIGGSGLAMPVEVIQFCWKFTASRLQNLFQESGCVAKLRTLGEKAEPYVTDNGNYIIDLYFKQSIGNLKAASDSILQIAGVVEHGMFIDMATTVIVAGELGLTVKNK